The Hippocampus zosterae strain Florida chromosome 10, ASM2543408v3, whole genome shotgun sequence genome contains the following window.
GATTTGCGCAGCGTCCGGGTGGCTTCGGCGTCGACGGCCGGGATCTCCGGCTCCTCGCCAAGCGGCCGGCTGGCTCCCAAGTCTCGACCAACGGTGATGCGAGCTTCTCCTTCTGCAATGGCGCATCTTCCGCTTGGCCGTCTCGCGGTGAAGAGCGTTGCTCATATTTTGGCCCTCTGGCGTGGCTCCCTCTTTAAGGGCCTCCCGGCACGGTCGCGCTTAAGTTATTGAGGTCACTTTTCTATTAAGGGAGCAGATGACTAATCcacactttggggggggggggggggggataatccTCCTCTTTTCTCTTTGTGTCCTTCTAATGTGCCGCGTGCGCGCGAGCGCATCTCCAGGACACGAGCAGTCGCGCGGCGAGCAAAGATCAGAGAGGGGCAAATGTCCCATCGCGGTAAGCCGTCGCCACAGAAGAGAAGAAGATTTAAGACCATAAGTCGAGGCCTTCGGTGTTCAAGGATGAAATCGGACTCGATCGGCGTTCGGAGAAAGGACATTTGCGGCTTGGCCGGCCAAAGGGAGCAAATGGAGGAGCCGTTTGGCTCGGCGACGCCGGTCCTCTCTCAGGTCCTCCTTTGCAGGCCTCCTTGGCATCGGCCGCGCTCCGTTCCGTCGGCCGGACGTGCCGCTCAAGTGGAAGGAAGTGAGCTTGGCGGGGAATACGACAGCTTTCGGGGAAAGGGGTTGCGGTATTTTGCCCAAATGCCAgacggacgccccccccccgcccctgcgCACTGCGCCCACGTGAAGTCACGCAATGTGAGCGCAGCACTCAAAGTTCTCCAAAGTGTTGAAACGGCCGACTTCAGTTCAAGAAGCGTTTGCGCGAGCAAAGTAGCGCAGCGCACGCGCGATGTCGTCGGCCGAAGCGGGGCGTGGCAGGCGCTCGTTAGCAAATGTCAGACGCTAACGACGGTAATCGTTTAGCGCGCGCAGCGCTAACGGCAACTCGGCGTGCTAATTAACGCCACGAAGATGGCCGTTTAATGACGGACGTGAGGCGTCGTCCTCTCCATTAGCGCCGGCTGGTTAGCTCGCCGTCGGCTGCGCTCGGCCCGCTAATTGACAGCGAGGGCGCGAGCGCAAGTCGCTTCCCGTCAGCCGCGTGCCACGTCCTGCTTGTCCATCGCTTGGAAAAAAAGCGAGGCGCGTCGCGAGGCGGCACGAACACTCCGTATGTGACGGCGCTCGGCAAATGAATGAAGGAAAGCCAAAAGTCATCGGAGTTCGGAAAGCGCCGCCGCGTTTTGTTCTCGGCCATAGCCCTGCGGTGGCGAGCGATCGCCTGTAGAGGGCCCCCCGCCGCCTTAGCGCTCAATCGAGCCGCGTCGGCACGATTGCGAATCTGCATCCGGCGACACGAAGGAGCGAAAGTGGCCCGGCGGTCGAGcggttagcgcattgacctgACGGCGTGgcggtgcggggttcgattccggctccggcctccccgtgtggagtttgcatcttcttccCGCACCTGCCTGGCTTTTCTCCGCTTTccgaaaaacatgcacggcaggctgattgaacactggaaattgtcctgaggtgtgagcgGTTCAGGGTGCGCCCCGCCGACTGCGccaagacagcagggataggctcaggcacgccctgcgacccttatgaggagaaagcggatcggatcgtggatggacggatgaattttgaaaatatttaggtggggtggggggggggggtcctagaTTTGTCTGGGATCTCCCCATTTCCctcctgttttttcttttttttgggggggggggctgggaggGACACAGATTTTGGTTTGTCAGAACGGTCCCCGTGGACCACCCATGATGGAGGTCCGCCGTCCTCCTCGTGGCTATCAAACAGGAGGTCGCCTCGGCATCTTTGGAGCACGCCTGGAATCCATCCCAAATGGAAgacgcgtgcgtgcgtggcaTTTTAAAGCCGCAGCAGCTTTCATCTCCCTTGGCTTTTGTGCGCCCCAAGACTGAGTGCGCATGCGTGTCATCTCAAAATAGGCTTTGTCTCCAGGAAGACCTTCCTAATGGAACTTTGCTGTAGCCGCGCGTCCTATTTTCCACCCGGCAGGCGACACGGTGGCCGTCTCGCAAAGGAAAGAGGGCCGCTTTTTTTTCGCATCCGCGGCAACGGGAAACGCGCGCGGCGATCTCGCTTCAAATAAGGAATGGTCAGATGTGGGCCCGGCCCGACGGCTTCCAAACGAGTTGAAGAGCCGCCGCCACGTCGAGGGCGGCCGCGTGGCCGGCGGGAGGCCGCGAATGGAGGAGCCAGGCGGGCAAAACAAACGAAAGGAATATGGAAAAGCACAAATCGCTGAAGTTGTTCCAAAGTGGAAGAGCGCCCTCCTCCTCCAGTGACATGACAAAGCGCACGCGTCGGAAGACGAAGAATCCAAGAATCCATCGCAGCTGGGAAAAGGTGGCGAGATCTTTTGCTAACGGCTCCATTaacatgtctgtctgtctgtctgtttgtctgtcccgccccctccctctcccgCCCACAGGCCAATGACAGGCGCCCGGGTGAACCGGTGAATGCTCGGGGTTGTCTTTAGCTCCGCCTCCACAGCCACACCCGACTCAAAGAGGGACCGACCCCCCCGCTCCACGCCTTGCCGCTCAGGTGCCGCCGTCCGATGCTAAATAGCCGAGGCtcgcgatgatgatgacgatacgTTCGGGAGAAACTCTGCATCGGTGTCTCGCTGGGCTAGTTTGAAAGGTTGTCCGGCGCGCTCGGGCGTGCGGGGGCGCCCTTCTGTCCcgtcaaaacacaacaaaggcGATAAGAAGGTGGCAAACTATACATTGCGCGTCCTCCGACGCGGCCTGGCTTCCGTTCGCTTCTTGAAGGATATCGCGGCGTTTCCCGGTCTCCTCGTTTGTTCCGTGCGCTCAGACGGCGTGCCCGTGCGTCGGCAGGAGCGCCAGCATGGGGGCCGCGTGGCCGCCGCCCCTGCCGGTCTTCCTGGCGGCGTGCTGGCTGGTGCCGCCGGGCGGCGCTTCGTCGTCCATGCTGTGTCCCAAGCGCTGCACGTGCCAGAACCTGCTGCCGTCCTACACCGTTCTGTGCGCCAAGACGGGTCTGCTCTTCGTGCCGCCCAACATCGACAGGCAGACGGCCGAGCTGCGCCTCATGGACAACTTCATCACCACGCTCAGGCACCGAGACTTTGCCAACATGTCCAGCCTGGTATCTATCTCCTCGCACGCGGCGCCGAGCTAGCTTAGCATTgccgcgcggcgcgctccattCGCGCGTTCTGACGGACGGCCCTTTCTCGCGCCGGCGAGCCGAAGGCGCGAAAAAGCGCCTTCGGCTTACCGCCGTCGAGGGTCGGGCGTGCGCGGATCCCGCTGGCGTTCTGTGCGGGACACGCCCCCGCCACCCGcttccgggcagcaggccaccaAGTAGTTCGTCGCCGTCCTTGCCGGCTGCCTTTGcgacaacaaaagaaaagaagcgcGGAGCTGCCGTTCCTTTTCGAAGCTCGCCCAAAGGCTCAAAAGATCGACCGTTTCCAGCGACGTCCGCGTGGCAAACTGCGCTGACGATTGCGTCAGCGTCCTAAGTGTCCGTTTCCTCGTTGCCGTCGCGGCAGATCCATCTGACGCTGAGCCGCAACACCATCAGCCAGATCCGGCCGCTGGCCTTCGCCGACCTCCAGGACCTGCACGCCCTCCACTTGGACGCCAACCGCTTGACCGGCCTGGACGACGCCCACTTCCAGGGCCTGCTCAACCTGCGCCATCTCATCCTGGCCAACAACCAGCTGCACCGCATCACCCCGGGAGCCTTCCAGGTCACTTTCCTTTGCATCTCCACCAGGTCCAAAGCGGCTCTCGCGGCCATTGCTAAACGGCGTGGAACTAGTCCCCCGCCCTGGGTTTTGAATTTCCCGCAGGACTTCCTGGAGACCCTGGAGGACTTGGACCTGAGCTACAACAACCTGGTGGACGTCCCGTGGGACACCATCTCCAAGCTGGTCAGCGTCAACACGCTGAGTCTGGACCACAACCTCATCGAGAGCGTTCCCCAGGGGATCTTCTCCAACCTGCACAAGCTGGCCAGGTACGCCGGGAAGCtcgccgccacccgccgcgaCTCGCCGCCGCCGACGTTTCCGCCGGCGTTCCGTCTCGTCCAGGCTGGACATGACGTCCAACAAGCTGAAGAAGATCCCGCCCGACCCGCTGTTCCTGCGCATCCCGGTCTACGCCAAGATGAAGGGCTCGCCGCTGACGGCCTTGGTTCTGAGTTTCGGCGGGAATCCGCTGCACTGCAACTGTGAGCTGGTCTGGTTGCGGCGGCTGACCCGCGAGGACGACCTGGAGACCTGCGCCTCCCCGAGAGACCTCGCCGGGAAGTACTTCTGGACCATCCGAGAGGTTGGCGGCTGGCGTCCGAGCACGCGCTCCGATCGGCGTCGTTCCGCCCCGAGCGTTCAAATGTTCCCGGCAACTCGGTTGAACAGCCGGAATAGGGAACGGCGTAAACATCGGTGCCGGCCGCGCTCTGACGTTTCCCCGCCGCCTCGgtaaaacaacttcaattgGGAAATCCGGTGCGGCCCCAAACACCAAATCGCTCCTTCGCAAGCAACGGGCGTTCCCGGCAGTACAATTTGCGGCGTTTCTCGGAGGCCGTGAGCCACGgctaccgttcataattgctcgtctgaaaatgacggacaaagcCTTTTCCtcgctgggacaggctagccgGCGCAGGAGTTGGGCCACCTCTTGGCACAATATTCAGCTTTTTGTGGAAGGctcgtcttgaaaattgtgcggAAAGTAGGTGTGCAACGTCTTCTCCTCCGGCCGTTGTGGGTTCAAATGCAGCGGCATTTGTCGGCAGGTGTCGGCTCCTTCGCTTGTTTGCCGCTGTCTGCTTTGTTTCCGTTCTTGGGAGTTTTCAGTTTCTGCCGTGCTTTTTCTTTGtcactttggattcgttttgctCCGGAGACTTTGTTTCCGATGGAGTTTTGTGCGTTTTACGAATCCGGCGTGTCAAGCACACCCCGCTCGTCCCTCCCGCCccgctttttggggtccagcgACACCTTTGCGCGAAGCTCTCCCGTCTTCCGACAGGAGGCGTTTGTGTGCGAAGCCCCGATGATCACGCGCCACACGTCCAAGATGTTTGTGATGGAGGGCCAGGAGGTGAGCCTGCGCTGCAAGTCGGTGGGCGACCCGGAGCCCTCCACCCACTGGGTGGCTCCCGACGGCAAGCTAATGGGCAACACGTCGCGCACCGTCTGCTACGACAACGGCTCGCTGGACATCCTCAAGGCCTCCGTCAAGGTGGGGCCGGCGCGGAATGCCCGAGCGTCTCTCGGGGATGGGCCCCGCTCAGCCCGGCCTCCGATCTCTCGCCCCCGCAGGATTCGGGAAAGTTCACGTGCATCGCGTCCAACGCGGCCGGCGAGGCCTCGGCGCCGGTGGAGCTGGTGGTCAACCCCTCGCCGCGCTCGGAGCCCGGGCCGGAGGGCGACCCCGGGCCCTCGGACGTGCCCACGTCCATCAAGTCCAACTCCAGCTGGGGTCAGGCGCGCGCGGCCCCGCGGCGCGTGGCCGTGTCCGAAGTGACGGCCGGCACCGCCCTCGTCACGTGGCCCTCGCCGAGCCACGTCGCCGGCGTGCGCACCTACCAGATCCAGTACAACAGCTCCGCCGACGACGTCCTCATCTACAGGTGAGGTTCCAAAACGAGCCTTGTTGCCTGCAATGAGGAAGCCTGCTCGGCTGAGACGCCTCCGCCTTGCGACCAAGATATCAAAACGCTTCAAAAGGCTTGGGCCAAAGCAGCCTCCTATGAGCTGACATTTCACAATATGGAGTCTCTTCAAGTATTTGGCATTCGTAGAGCGACTGACGCTCGGCAATTCCTCCCCTCGCAGGATGATCCCGGCTGACCGCAAGTACTTCCTGCTGAGCGACCTGGCGTCCGCCCGCGACTACGACTTGTGCGTCCTCGCCATCTACGACGACGGCGTCAGCGCCTTGACGGGAACCAAGATGGTGGGCTGCGCGGCCTTTGCCACCGAAAGCGAGTACGGACGATGCCACTCCATACGAGACCAGGCAGGGGGCGCTCTCCACCTCTCACGCGGACGCGCGGGGGCTCGCGGCGCGTGTTGACGCGTTGGcgtttgtgtttagtttttggGCGGCACCATGATCCTGATCCTGGGCGGCATCATCGCGGCGTCCGTTCTggtcttcatcttcatcctgCTGACCAAGTACAAGCCGCACGGCGGCCGCCACCGCAAACGCGGCCTCGACGTCCGACGCGCCCACGTCTGCTCGCAGACCAACGGGGGAGCAGGCGGAGGGGGCGGAGCCGACAGCGGCCCGCCGCAAGCGGGGCAAGGTGACGACTCGGCGCCCGTCGCGCTCCGATCGCCAACCGCCTGACGCGGCCCGCCCGGCAAATTTCGCCGCTTTCGCCGTTTGAGCGGAAACTCGAGTGAAAAGTGCCGGAAATGCTCGGAGGCGGCCACGGGCGAGTCATCGTCGGCGCTCTTGTGATCCGCCAGGTGCTCGCAAAGGCCGCCGGGAGTCTGCGGACGGCCCGCCGACCGGCGCTTGCGCCGCGGGCCTCCGAGCGACGACGGTCGTGGATTTAAGCGCCGCCCGCGCCGACGGCTCGCAATGACCAATGGAGCCATCCAAGCCGGTTTGccacggaccccccccccccccacgtttcTTCTTTTGCTTTGCTGCCGGCGCTCGGAGCCGAGCCAGGCGAGGCGCTGACCGCCGCCGCCCTGCGCTGGTGAGCTttggatttgacttttttttttcagttgattcgctACTTTTCGTggtttcaaatgtattattCTTGGTCATATTGTTGTAGGTTTTAACTTGTCGTGAAAAGTATTGTTTGTCGGGCTGTCACCACGGAATTTTCTTTGGATCAGACGATTCCGTCGATTACCCGAGTCAACTCGCCACGCGGCCACTGCCTGCGTTGCAGGTCAAGTTTCCACCAAAGAGGGCGCTGAAACACCGAAACGGGGCCTGCTTGATTTAGTCACTGGACACTGGATGGATGTGCTCGTCTGTTACttcatggggtgggggggtgtccaaTTTTTACAAGTTagaaaaacatttggaaaatcgttttttaaacataatttgtatttttgaaagTAATTGTCaaacaaattatttcatttttgaaatggatgATTGTATTATTTCGTATGATTATTCTGATGCGCTCGCTAAAAGGATCAGcgcattttaaaatatgtttacaTATTGATTCTCGAAACGAAAAGCATTCTGTTCCAAGGGTATCGCCGAACATACGGATCGGAAACGAATGATCCGGTTTGAGCGCCGATGCGGCTCGGGCGTTTGTGACAATTCGGCAACACTGCCCTCTGCAGCACGGGCGGCTCAACTACAAGCACATAGTCGTGACGATGTTGTTCACGAATAAGTCTGCGCGCGTCGTTGGCTCGCCATCCTAAGGCAGGCGTGTCCTCTCCGCAGATGCCTTCCCGGTGGCGTcatcaacaccatgctcacCAAGCGTACGCAAAGGGAATCCGCGCCAGATGGTCCGACGCCAAGGAAGTCTCCTCTGCACTTTTTGGACTTGGACATCGCTCGGCTCCTTCGCCGGCATCCGCGAAGCCAAAGTATTGGAAACGACGTCCCGGACAGAACATTCCAGCGGGAACCTTCCGCAAGCCGCGTTGCGGCCAAGAAGGAGGGCCGCGTGAGGAACTTTCCTTTTCTAAAACACTGAAGAACATTCCGGAAGAAAAACATCCATGCCGGAGGAGGACGTCTCCCCTCTTCCGGCGCTTTTTGTTGCGCGTAGCGCGAGGGCACTTGAAACGGTTTCGAAAGGTTCTGCGAGAAGACAAGTTTGGAGTCGCCAGCGCGGCTCGAAGAACGCCAACTCCAAACGACAACTTCTTTAGGTGGCTTTTATACTCGGCGCGACAAAGGGCCGCATATTTTGCTTTCACTCAACAGAGAAATGTGGCATTtgtcaagaaagaaagaaatctgtATTTTCATTGGAAAAGCGCACGTACGTTCTGTTGTTCAGCGGCGGTCGGGGGCGACGGCGGCGTCATTTCGGCGCCTTGGCATCCGGACGGCGGCGTCGGCGGGCGAGACCTTGGCCTTGCCGGCGTGCCCGAGGCCAAGGAGCCGGCGGAAGCCGTTCCTGATCTCTGCGGTGCCCGCGCCGTAGATGACGGGGTTGGCGGCGGCCGGGGTCAGGATGTACAGGAGCCCCATGGCGCTGTTGGCGTCGGTGGGGATGGCCAGGCCGAGGTTGCGCGAGAGGAACGTGACGCTGCCGACCAGGTAGAACACAGTCATCACCGTGAGGTGGGTGCCGCACGTGCGGAAGGCCTTGCGACGCTCGTCCCCGGGGGCCGCCGTTCGCATCGCCGCGCCCAGAATCTGAGAGAGCGACCGAGAGTGAGtgagcgggcgggcgggcgggcgagcGCCTACCTCACCGGCGGGGACGTCGCCGCGTCATCTTGAGGATGCCGCCGACACGTCTCCGGGCCAGTGAGGTCGACTCTCCGAGGAGAAACATTGAAGCGTCATGCCGCGCATACTTGCGGGTGACAGAAGTCCAAGTCGTCGCCGATGTCGTTGCCGATGACGCCGCGggttgaatgaaaacaaaaaatcgcAACGAAGAAAGCGTGGGGGGGACGGGACGTTTGTCACCTTCCGCCACCCGCAAGTATGAAGACGAGCGCGGTGAAAGCGTGGCGACCTTCAGGTAGGAGAAGAGGATGAGCGGGATGTCCACGCCCACAAAGCAGGCGATGACGGccacgccggcggcggcgctgcGCCCGGTGTCGCCGCAGGCCAGGCTGACCAGCGCCATGTGGTCGCAGTAGCAGTGGCGGATCACGTCGGACGCGCAGAAGCGCAGCGAGCCCGCCAGGCCCACCAGGGCGGCCATGACGGCGCCGCTGCGGGCCGAGGTGAAGAGCGCCAGCGCCGCCAGCGCCCGCCGCCCCACCAGCCGCCCGTAGCGCAGCGGGTGGCACACGGCCGCGTAGCGGTCCAGCGCCATGGccaggagcagggtggactcCGCCGACGACAGGAAGTGGGTGCCGAACATCTGCGCCAGGCAGCCGGCCAGGGACACGCGCTTGCCGTCGACCAGCAGACTCGCCAGCGCGCCGGGCACCACGGCGGCCACGGCCAGCATGTCCACCAGGCACAGGGTGCAGATCAGCAGGTACCTGGGGACGCAGTACGCGCTACATTTCCACACGCAAAGTTGAAAGCGCCATCGAGTGCGCGGCGAGAGGCGACGCGGCGGAAGGTACATGGGGCTGCGGAGACGCTGGACGGAGACGACGACGTAAAGCAGAAGCGCGTTGGCCAGCAGCGCCAGCGCGGAGGCGACGGCCAGCGGCGGCGCCAGGACCCAACGCCGCCCGTCGAGCGCGGGGAACCCGTTCAACACGAAGCTGCCGTGCGACCGGTTCCCAGCCGACATCCTGCCGCAGACAACGTCGCCGTTACTCGGCAACCGAAGAAGGCGGCGTCGCGCGCCTCCCGCGGCGAGGTGGGGCCGTTGGCGCCGGCAAAATCAACGCAGCGCGTCGACCGCGATGGCTAGCCCGTGTTAGAAAAGCATTCCGTCACTTTGTGGAAACCGCCAACTAATCCGTCAGTCGTGATTTGAACGATGAAGCGCCTTTTCGCGTCGCTACCCGCTAACAAAAGCCGCGTCATCGAAAGCAAGCGAGCGGCCGCCCGCCACCCGTACCTGCTGCCGGTCCGCGCGATTCGTCGGCCACAGGAAGGAGTCCGGAGTCCGGGCTGCGCGGTTGGCCTTATAGGCCAACGTCCCGCGGGGACGAGCGGCCGGGTCAACAACGAGGCGGCGCTCGGGAAGGGTTGACGCCGGTCGGGCCGGCCCAAATTAAACTCCAGGGTCTCGTCACGGAAGGGCCGGAATGGAAACGTTCCTCATGAGAAATGTGTTTGCGACACGGCGCAAGCTAATGAGCCTCGAAGAAGCTAATGAGCCCAAAGAGCATCGTCCTGTGAAGACGCGTCCGCCGCCGCTAACGATCTGCTAACAAGAGTTTTCCGTCAGGCTGCGTTAATTGCCTTATGCTAAGCTAACAAGCGAGTCATGAAGACGCGAGCGAGCGATCTAGGGGATGAGCTCCAAGTTAGacgttaaagaaaacatcagggAGCTCCGAAACGGTCACGTCTGGAAAGAAGCCAaagttttgacatttgaaatcCAAAGCGTCTTGAAAAAGCAAAACTGGACACGAATCCTCTAATCCTCAGGCTGGTTTGCAACCTCAACTCTGCCTGGAAACTTGAACCCCTACTACTActatgacaaaaacacacaaccaaACCAACCCTAATTAGAAAACCAAATACTTAAtttcaaccgccccccccccccgcccctcacctCCATGTTTGTCAC
Protein-coding sequences here:
- the si:cabz01090165.1 gene encoding leucine-rich repeat and fibronectin type III domain-containing protein 1-like protein, which encodes MGAAWPPPLPVFLAACWLVPPGGASSSMLCPKRCTCQNLLPSYTVLCAKTGLLFVPPNIDRQTAELRLMDNFITTLRHRDFANMSSLIHLTLSRNTISQIRPLAFADLQDLHALHLDANRLTGLDDAHFQGLLNLRHLILANNQLHRITPGAFQDFLETLEDLDLSYNNLVDVPWDTISKLVSVNTLSLDHNLIESVPQGIFSNLHKLARLDMTSNKLKKIPPDPLFLRIPVYAKMKGSPLTALVLSFGGNPLHCNCELVWLRRLTREDDLETCASPRDLAGKYFWTIREEAFVCEAPMITRHTSKMFVMEGQEVSLRCKSVGDPEPSTHWVAPDGKLMGNTSRTVCYDNGSLDILKASVKDSGKFTCIASNAAGEASAPVELVVNPSPRSEPGPEGDPGPSDVPTSIKSNSSWGQARAAPRRVAVSEVTAGTALVTWPSPSHVAGVRTYQIQYNSSADDVLIYRMIPADRKYFLLSDLASARDYDLCVLAIYDDGVSALTGTKMVGCAAFATESEYGRCHSIRDQFLGGTMILILGGIIAASVLVFIFILLTKYKPHGGRHRKRGLDVRRAHVCSQTNGGAGGGGGADSGPPQAGQGARKGRRESADGPPTGACAAGLRATTVVDLSAARADGSQ
- the LOC127609081 gene encoding putative olfactory receptor 52L2; translation: METLEFNLGRPDRRQPFPSAASLLTRPLVPAGRWPIRPTAQPGLRTPSCGRRIARTGSRMSAGNRSHGSFVLNGFPALDGRRWVLAPPLAVASALALLANALLLYVVVSVQRLRSPMYLLICTLCLVDMLAVAAVVPGALASLLVDGKRVSLAGCLAQMFGTHFLSSAESTLLLAMALDRYAAVCHPLRYGRLVGRRALAALALFTSARSGAVMAALVGLAGSLRFCASDVIRHCYCDHMALVSLACGDTGRSAAAGVAVIACFVGVDIPLILFSYLKILGAAMRTAAPGDERRKAFRTCGTHLTVMTVFYLVGSVTFLSRNLGLAIPTDANSAMGLLYILTPAAANPVIYGAGTAEIRNGFRRLLGLGHAGKAKVSPADAAVRMPRRRNDAAVAPDRR